Below is a window of Microbacterium croceum DNA.
CGTAGCGCTGACCCGGCTTCGTCGAGTCCGAGAACCAACGCGACACGTGGTCCGTGGTGATGCCGAGACGGAAGCCGTACGGGTTTACCTTCTGTCCCATTACTTGCTCGCCTTCTTGTTGCTGTCACCCGTGGCGGCCGGAGCTGCCTCAGGCGTCGAGAGCACGACCGTGATGTGGCTCGTGCGCTTCTTGATCTGGAAAGCGCGACCCTGTGCACGGGGCTGGAAACGCTTGAGCGTCGTGCCCTCGTCGACGTAGGCGTTAGCCACGTACAGGTCCTGCTCGTCGAGGTACTCGCCGTCGCGATCCGCCTTGACCTGCGCGTTGGCCATAGCCGACGCGA
It encodes the following:
- the rplV gene encoding 50S ribosomal protein L22: MVESIARVRHIRVTPQKARRVVALIKGKQAQEALAILKFAQQSASEPIYKLVASAMANAQVKADRDGEYLDEQDLYVANAYVDEGTTLKRFQPRAQGRAFQIKKRTSHITVVLSTPEAAPAATGDSNKKASK